A genomic segment from Halobellus litoreus encodes:
- the aglF gene encoding UTP--glucose-1-phosphate uridylyltransferase AglF: MQAVVLAAGKGTRLRPLTDDKPKVLVEVDGTPLIEDVFDNLIQCGATEFVVVVGYKKEQIIDRYGDAYEGVPITYAHQREQLGLAHAILQAEPHVEDDFMLMLGDNVFRGNLGDVVNRHREERADAAFLVEEVPYEEASRYGVLDTNGYGEIVEVVEKPDDPPSNIVMTGFYTFTPAIFHACHLVQPSDRGEYELPDAIDLLLQSGRTIDAIRLDGWRIDVGYPEDREAASERLAEDVGVEEA, encoded by the coding sequence ATGCAAGCAGTCGTACTCGCTGCTGGGAAGGGGACGCGACTCCGTCCGTTGACCGACGACAAGCCGAAAGTCCTCGTCGAGGTCGACGGAACACCGCTCATCGAGGACGTTTTCGACAACCTCATCCAGTGCGGTGCGACCGAGTTCGTCGTCGTCGTCGGCTACAAGAAAGAGCAGATTATCGACCGCTACGGGGACGCCTACGAAGGAGTCCCGATCACCTACGCGCATCAACGCGAACAGTTGGGGCTCGCGCACGCAATCCTCCAAGCGGAGCCACACGTCGAGGACGACTTTATGCTGATGCTGGGAGACAACGTATTCAGAGGGAACTTGGGCGACGTTGTGAACCGTCACAGAGAGGAACGGGCCGACGCCGCCTTCCTCGTCGAGGAGGTCCCGTACGAGGAGGCGAGTCGGTACGGCGTCCTCGACACCAACGGGTACGGCGAAATCGTCGAGGTGGTCGAGAAGCCGGACGACCCGCCGTCGAACATCGTAATGACGGGATTCTACACGTTCACGCCGGCGATCTTTCACGCCTGTCACCTCGTTCAGCCGTCCGACCGCGGCGAGTACGAACTCCCGGACGCCATCGACCTCCTCCTTCAGTCCGGGCGGACGATCGATGCCATCCGTCTCGACGGCTGGCGGATCGACGTCGGCTATCCGGAGGACCGGGAGGCGGCCAGCGAGCGCCTGGCCGAGGACGTCGGCGTCGAGGAGGCCTAA